A single region of the Solwaraspora sp. WMMD406 genome encodes:
- a CDS encoding type II toxin-antitoxin system PemK/MazF family toxin: MTTTNSLVINGGIYYVKDKAISLPPNDGRNYHDERRPVVVLSGPDTNSLAGWPTVLVAPISTSPKLKTQYCVKLGASEGGLPKKCWVRVVAVQPLLKSDLQDRLGVLSAERLEEIQARLSSTWVCTSRAWTTSS, from the coding sequence TTGACGACGACCAATAGCCTGGTCATCAACGGCGGGATCTACTACGTCAAGGACAAAGCCATCTCGCTTCCGCCAAACGACGGCCGTAACTATCACGATGAACGTCGGCCCGTGGTCGTGCTCAGTGGGCCAGACACGAACAGCCTCGCCGGCTGGCCCACTGTCCTGGTCGCTCCGATCTCCACCTCGCCCAAGCTCAAGACGCAGTACTGCGTCAAGCTCGGCGCCAGCGAGGGTGGTCTGCCCAAGAAGTGCTGGGTACGGGTGGTCGCGGTGCAGCCGCTCCTCAAGTCGGATCTCCAGGACCGTCTCGGCGTCCTCTCGGCCGAGCGACTCGAAGAGATCCAGGCGCGACTTTCCAGTACATGGGTCTGTACATCGAGGGCATGGACGACGTCGAGCTGA
- a CDS encoding TetR/AcrR family transcriptional regulator, giving the protein MPPAARKERADAARNRETVLAAAGRLLDAADDPDEVTMDAVAQAAGVGKGTLFRGFGDRTGLLQALAAQRGVALQAALRDPRQGADRDPQAQVIAIFDAILAYKQANRSLALALENAGRGSPYRSPAYGDLHRQLTDIVTGVRGPEHADFLAHALLAAVRSDLLDHLRDEPLERIRAGVVALVRAVLG; this is encoded by the coding sequence GTGCCGCCAGCAGCACGCAAGGAACGGGCCGACGCCGCCCGCAACCGGGAAACCGTACTGGCCGCCGCCGGCCGGCTACTCGACGCCGCCGACGACCCGGACGAGGTCACCATGGACGCCGTCGCCCAGGCGGCCGGCGTCGGCAAAGGCACCCTGTTTCGCGGCTTCGGCGACCGCACCGGCCTGCTGCAGGCCCTCGCCGCCCAGCGCGGTGTCGCCCTGCAGGCCGCCCTCCGGGACCCTCGGCAGGGAGCGGATCGGGATCCGCAGGCCCAGGTCATCGCGATCTTCGACGCGATCCTCGCGTACAAGCAGGCCAACCGGTCACTGGCGCTCGCGCTGGAAAACGCCGGCCGGGGCAGCCCGTACCGCAGCCCGGCGTACGGCGACCTGCACCGCCAGCTGACCGACATCGTCACCGGCGTACGCGGCCCGGAGCACGCCGACTTCCTGGCGCACGCCCTGCTCGCCGCCGTACGCAGCGACCTGCTCGATCACCTGCGCGACGAACCGCTGGAGCGGATCAGAGCCGGCGTCGTCGCCCTGGTCCGCGCCGTCCTCGGCTAG
- a CDS encoding nuclear transport factor 2 family protein produces MPEAPTPTASPAARLLHRCLDHLLAKDMPGFLAHWHDDAVAEFPFAPPGYPRRLDGIAAVTDYLIDYPKLIDIAEFPDVTVHQNVDPDVVIAELTATGTVVPTGQPYRMSYVVVVTVRDGKIAHYRDYWNPLAVPDLTPAPDLTMAAPDLTPAGTDA; encoded by the coding sequence GTGCCCGAAGCGCCCACCCCGACCGCCAGCCCCGCCGCCCGGCTACTGCACCGCTGCCTCGATCATCTGCTCGCCAAGGACATGCCCGGCTTCCTCGCGCACTGGCACGACGACGCGGTCGCCGAGTTCCCGTTCGCCCCACCCGGCTACCCGCGCCGCCTCGACGGCATCGCCGCCGTCACCGACTACCTGATCGATTACCCGAAACTGATCGACATCGCCGAGTTCCCCGACGTGACCGTGCACCAGAACGTCGACCCCGACGTGGTGATCGCCGAACTCACCGCCACCGGCACCGTCGTGCCCACCGGGCAGCCGTACCGGATGTCGTACGTCGTCGTGGTGACCGTCCGGGACGGCAAGATCGCCCACTACCGCGACTACTGGAACCCGCTGGCCGTCCCCGACCTGACCCCGGCCCCCGACCTGACCATGGCCGCCCCCGACCTGACCCCGGCCGGTACCGATGCCTGA
- a CDS encoding NAD(P)H-binding protein — MTGATGNTGRRIVATLVAAGHPVRAASRHRPTHPAAAAGHVPFDWHDPATHRPAVDDVHAIYLMPPPASADPVGQVGALLDLAQDAGVRRIVLLSSSAIRSGDPGPGQLPATVADRFPEWTVLRPSWFMQNFVAEQHHHGVSIRRDGEIVTATDDGRIAFIDVADIAAVAVRALTDPVPHNAEHLLTGPQTHSYTEVATMISEVSGRPVRHRTVDVATMRHRLADFGIPDGFAALLAGMDAAIAAGAEDRTTRTVADVTGRQPTSLRDFCTAHADHWRRTAA; from the coding sequence GTGACCGGCGCGACCGGCAACACCGGCCGGCGTATAGTCGCCACCCTCGTCGCAGCCGGCCACCCGGTGCGGGCCGCCAGCCGGCACCGCCCCACCCACCCGGCAGCCGCCGCCGGCCACGTCCCCTTCGACTGGCACGACCCCGCCACCCACCGCCCTGCCGTCGACGACGTCCACGCCATCTACCTGATGCCGCCGCCCGCCAGTGCCGACCCGGTCGGCCAGGTCGGCGCGCTCCTCGACCTGGCCCAGGACGCCGGCGTACGCCGGATCGTGCTGCTCAGCTCGTCGGCGATCCGCAGCGGCGACCCCGGCCCCGGCCAACTGCCCGCCACCGTCGCCGACCGGTTCCCCGAGTGGACCGTGCTGCGCCCGTCCTGGTTCATGCAGAACTTCGTCGCCGAGCAGCACCACCACGGCGTCAGCATCCGGCGCGACGGCGAGATCGTCACCGCCACCGACGACGGCCGAATCGCCTTCATCGACGTCGCCGACATCGCCGCCGTCGCCGTACGGGCCCTGACCGACCCGGTGCCGCACAACGCCGAACACCTGCTCACCGGCCCGCAGACGCACAGCTACACCGAGGTCGCGACCATGATCAGCGAGGTCAGCGGCCGGCCGGTCCGACACCGTACGGTCGACGTCGCCACGATGCGCCACCGACTCGCCGACTTCGGCATCCCGGACGGCTTCGCCGCCCTCCTGGCCGGCATGGACGCGGCCATCGCCGCCGGAGCCGAAGACCGGACCACGCGTACGGTCGCCGACGTCACCGGCCGGCAGCCGACCAGCCTGCGTGACTTTTGCACCGCCCACGCCGACCACTGGCGACGGACGGCGGCGTGA
- a CDS encoding PQQ-binding-like beta-propeller repeat protein — protein MARPGWRFESTELLSAPLVAGGLVHVAGEDGHVHTLDAGSGRPRWRGRRGDPKPNPYFPPLPPVLAGDVLAVTGSLGGSGWADTVLGLAAADGTQRWTYPLVGTTVTGLTADDSAVVVTGRNGLTCLDPAEGRVRWTVPPPETTGPWQASFDQPAVDDDHVYAIARFSRPDTALDGGYLILALDRSTGTRVWGVQVHDGWGATLTVGGDLVFVGDGQGWFIVLRSDTGDTAWSTQIRPKLGLPVGSGTLPFAAPTGAAAFAGEQVDQPVLAEQELHVPSRNGDVHLMDRDTGAVRRVWRIGVPALSIAVSDDLLHVGGIHGLLVAFHRDRREVSWWRRLPVGRIDALTVADGLLHVGGERHLAALDPVTGAGAWRRFPARVHRSSYPPGSAGRELTNADLPWA, from the coding sequence GTGGCCCGACCCGGTTGGCGTTTCGAATCGACAGAGCTGCTGAGCGCCCCACTGGTGGCCGGTGGTCTCGTCCACGTCGCCGGCGAAGACGGGCACGTCCACACCCTTGACGCCGGCAGCGGCCGGCCCCGGTGGCGCGGCCGGCGCGGCGACCCGAAGCCCAACCCGTACTTTCCGCCGCTGCCGCCGGTGCTCGCCGGTGACGTCCTGGCCGTCACCGGTTCCCTCGGCGGGTCCGGCTGGGCGGACACGGTGCTCGGGCTGGCCGCCGCCGACGGGACCCAACGGTGGACGTACCCGCTCGTCGGCACCACCGTCACCGGTCTCACCGCCGACGACTCAGCCGTCGTCGTCACCGGTCGCAACGGTCTGACCTGCCTCGACCCGGCCGAGGGGCGGGTGCGGTGGACGGTGCCGCCGCCGGAGACGACCGGGCCGTGGCAGGCCAGCTTCGACCAACCGGCGGTCGACGACGACCACGTGTACGCGATCGCCCGGTTCAGCCGACCGGACACGGCGCTCGACGGCGGCTATTTGATCCTGGCCCTCGACAGGTCCACCGGCACCAGGGTCTGGGGTGTCCAGGTCCACGACGGCTGGGGCGCCACGCTGACCGTCGGCGGTGACCTGGTCTTCGTCGGCGACGGTCAGGGGTGGTTCATCGTGCTCCGCAGCGACACCGGCGACACGGCCTGGTCGACGCAGATCCGGCCGAAGCTCGGGCTGCCGGTTGGGTCCGGGACGTTGCCGTTCGCCGCGCCGACCGGGGCGGCCGCGTTCGCCGGTGAGCAGGTGGACCAGCCGGTGCTCGCCGAGCAGGAGCTCCACGTGCCGAGCCGCAACGGCGACGTCCACCTGATGGACCGGGACACCGGTGCGGTGCGGCGCGTCTGGCGGATCGGCGTACCGGCGCTGAGCATCGCCGTCTCGGACGACCTGCTGCACGTCGGCGGCATCCACGGGCTGCTGGTCGCGTTCCACCGGGACCGCCGCGAGGTGAGCTGGTGGCGGAGGCTGCCGGTCGGCCGGATCGACGCGTTGACCGTTGCCGACGGCCTGCTCCACGTCGGCGGCGAACGGCACCTCGCCGCGCTGGACCCGGTCACCGGGGCCGGAGCCTGGCGTCGCTTCCCGGCCCGGGTCCACCGGTCGTCGTATCCGCCGGGATCGGCCGGCCGGGAGCTGACCAACGCCGACCTGCCCTGGGCCTGA
- a CDS encoding glucose 1-dehydrogenase, translating into MRALTVTPGKADSLRLVDDAPEPTQAEGEVLVEAVAVGICGTDSEILAGDYGEPPAGRDTLVIGHESLGRVVEDPTGTLEPGDLVAGIVRHRDPVPCPYCAAGEWDLCSNGRYTECGIKGVDGFARQRWRVPAEYAVPLAPELGLAGVLLEPASVVAKAWDHIDRIGARGFWAPRRVLVTGSGPIGLLAALLSVQRGFETHVLARGTSGPKPELARRLGATYHAVPVADLDFDPDIIVECTGAPPVVREVFGKLAPNGVGCLTGINASAHHIELDLNELNRCLVLKNNVIFGTVNANRRHWAQAADALARADHDWLMGMITHRYGLDDYAQAYAEQSGIKTVIEF; encoded by the coding sequence ATGCGTGCGCTGACCGTGACTCCGGGCAAGGCCGATTCGCTGCGCCTCGTCGACGACGCGCCGGAGCCGACGCAGGCTGAGGGTGAGGTGCTGGTCGAGGCGGTCGCGGTCGGGATCTGCGGTACGGATTCGGAGATCCTCGCCGGTGACTACGGTGAGCCGCCCGCTGGGCGGGACACCCTCGTCATCGGGCACGAGTCGCTGGGCCGGGTGGTCGAGGACCCGACGGGCACCCTGGAGCCGGGTGATCTGGTCGCCGGGATCGTCCGGCACCGTGATCCGGTGCCGTGCCCGTACTGCGCGGCCGGCGAGTGGGATCTGTGCAGCAACGGGCGCTACACCGAGTGCGGGATCAAGGGCGTCGACGGGTTCGCCCGGCAGCGGTGGCGGGTGCCGGCCGAGTACGCCGTACCGCTGGCACCTGAGTTGGGGCTGGCCGGGGTGCTGCTGGAGCCGGCGAGCGTGGTCGCCAAAGCGTGGGACCACATCGACCGGATCGGGGCGCGGGGGTTCTGGGCACCTCGGCGGGTGCTGGTGACCGGTTCCGGGCCGATCGGGTTGTTGGCGGCGCTGCTGAGTGTGCAGCGCGGGTTCGAGACGCACGTGTTGGCGCGGGGTACGTCCGGGCCGAAGCCGGAGCTGGCCCGCCGGCTGGGTGCGACGTACCACGCGGTGCCGGTGGCGGACCTGGACTTCGACCCGGACATCATCGTCGAGTGCACGGGTGCGCCGCCGGTGGTGCGGGAGGTGTTCGGCAAGCTGGCCCCGAACGGCGTCGGCTGTCTGACCGGGATCAACGCCAGCGCCCACCACATCGAGTTGGACCTCAACGAGCTCAACCGCTGCCTGGTGTTGAAGAACAACGTCATCTTCGGCACGGTCAACGCCAACCGGCGGCATTGGGCGCAGGCGGCCGACGCGCTGGCCCGCGCCGACCACGACTGGCTGATGGGCATGATCACCCACCGGTACGGCCTGGACGACTACGCCCAGGCGTACGCCGAGCAGAGCGGCATCAAGACCGTGATCGAGTTCTGA
- a CDS encoding NADH-quinone oxidoreductase subunit C, producing MSPDEIGAHLVELLTREPTPDVTATVSGGGRHARATVDVPAANWPDALRLARDDTDLDCDFFDWLSAVDELDDGFAIVAHLWSTRARHGLLIRTRVPRDRPVLPSVVGVFPGADWHERETHEMFGVDFTGHPHLAPLLLPPQFEGHPLRKEFVLASRVAKPWPGAKEPGESEGGGTRRAPMRPPGVPLPTEWGPQAARPARDTDPDAGQKADPDGGTA from the coding sequence ATGAGCCCCGACGAGATCGGCGCACACCTGGTCGAGCTGCTGACGCGGGAACCGACACCGGACGTCACCGCCACCGTCTCCGGGGGCGGCCGCCACGCCCGCGCCACCGTCGACGTACCGGCCGCGAACTGGCCGGACGCGCTGCGCCTCGCCCGCGACGACACCGACCTCGACTGCGACTTCTTCGACTGGCTGTCCGCCGTCGACGAACTCGACGACGGGTTCGCGATCGTCGCCCACCTGTGGTCCACCCGGGCCCGGCACGGCCTGCTGATCCGCACCCGCGTCCCCCGCGACCGCCCCGTACTGCCCAGCGTGGTCGGTGTCTTCCCCGGCGCGGACTGGCACGAGCGGGAAACCCACGAAATGTTCGGCGTCGACTTCACCGGCCACCCGCACCTGGCCCCGCTGCTGCTGCCACCCCAGTTCGAAGGGCATCCGCTACGCAAGGAGTTCGTCCTCGCCTCCCGGGTCGCCAAACCATGGCCGGGCGCGAAGGAACCCGGCGAATCCGAAGGCGGCGGCACCCGCCGCGCGCCGATGCGGCCACCGGGCGTACCGCTGCCGACCGAATGGGGTCCGCAGGCCGCCCGGCCCGCCCGCGACACCGACCCCGACGCAGGTCAAAAGGCCGACCCCGACGGGGGTACGGCGTGA
- the nuoH gene encoding NADH-quinone oxidoreductase subunit NuoH: protein MPLWLELTIRVGAVVVAFLTLPLLVGHMEHKAMAHMQGRLGPMYAGGFHGWAQLVADGIKFVQKEDITPRAADRPVFRLAPAIALVPYLLVLLVIPLGPNDLVGQPLDVGLFFVLAVMGVGVVAVLMAAWASANKYSLLGGLRGAAQLLAYELPLVLAAASVAMAAGTLSLSGIVDAWQPWWLLWQAPALIVFFLAGMAEIRRPPFDMPIADSELVFGYLTEYTGLRFAFFLLAEYAGIVVIAALTTVLFLGGWHGPFGVDQLGWLWTMLKVFAVSFVIIWIRVSFPRLREDQLQRLCWLVLVPVALAQLVLTAGVKIAL from the coding sequence ATGCCGCTCTGGCTGGAGTTGACCATCCGGGTCGGCGCCGTCGTCGTCGCGTTCCTGACCCTGCCGCTGCTCGTCGGACACATGGAACACAAGGCGATGGCGCACATGCAGGGCCGACTCGGCCCGATGTACGCCGGCGGCTTCCACGGCTGGGCGCAACTCGTCGCCGACGGCATCAAGTTCGTGCAGAAGGAAGACATCACCCCACGCGCCGCCGACCGGCCGGTGTTCCGGCTCGCCCCGGCGATCGCGCTCGTGCCGTACCTGCTGGTCCTGCTCGTCATCCCACTCGGGCCGAACGATCTCGTCGGCCAGCCGCTCGACGTCGGCCTGTTCTTCGTCCTGGCCGTGATGGGCGTCGGCGTCGTCGCCGTGCTGATGGCCGCCTGGGCGTCGGCCAACAAGTACAGCCTGCTCGGCGGGCTGCGCGGTGCCGCCCAACTCCTCGCCTACGAACTGCCGCTGGTGCTCGCCGCAGCCAGCGTCGCGATGGCCGCCGGCACCCTGTCGCTGTCCGGCATCGTCGACGCGTGGCAACCGTGGTGGCTGCTCTGGCAGGCCCCCGCCCTGATCGTGTTCTTCCTCGCCGGCATGGCCGAGATCCGCCGCCCGCCGTTCGACATGCCGATCGCCGACTCCGAGCTCGTCTTCGGCTACCTGACCGAATACACCGGACTGCGGTTCGCGTTCTTCCTGCTCGCCGAGTACGCCGGCATCGTCGTCATCGCCGCGCTGACCACCGTGCTGTTCCTCGGCGGCTGGCACGGGCCGTTCGGCGTCGACCAGCTCGGCTGGCTGTGGACCATGCTCAAGGTGTTCGCCGTCTCGTTCGTCATCATCTGGATCCGGGTGTCGTTCCCCCGGCTGCGCGAAGACCAGCTGCAACGGCTGTGCTGGCTGGTGCTGGTGCCGGTCGCGTTGGCGCAGCTGGTGCTCACCGCAGGTGTGAAGATCGCGCTCTGA
- a CDS encoding glycosyltransferase family 39 protein, with protein sequence MTTLTPGRATPDTAPDTVPDATPDIAPDADLDAAPGDPRRAFGSAFGRAFGVAPGVLLGVVLAAGAAGQIAVWAAGTWLWNDETAIAINLRRGFLALTRGLEFQQVAPVGWLWLEKALLYAFGTDERVLRLPSLLGMLTVLVLTAVVTRRAVGRWAAVAATALIAAAPMILTYVGELKQYAVEAAVTLVVLLLTERFLAALRSRPEPRRLLLPLAGWLAATGVAVFVSLTAVLALAGAVAGAVLISAVRRRWRDALLLAVGSVPAAGFAAALIYRRRQYPFMPGQADYFTGGTPPAGSGPAELLAWLPQMWTGFVSITLQWRYPLLILLLMLAGLVALAWRGRPQGRLSRTSWRDRQTWRDRQTWAAMLGGVLLMAVLAAAARGLPLADRVATWLIAPTVILVVAGLDGTARLVVRAGRRWSRPGRAARTVWTALTALAVLLTAAVLPTVAAPAADAAYRQALDPRVKDAGPAALADVAQQLQPGDVVLVYWFSYRMVQWYGPQHGLPPRPVRLYPPGHTNCDPQRLAEWLGDARRVWYVHGRNLGSEPRDYPQRVAAALAAQGTISAVRTFPADRYTGSTAAWVLVDLTAGPDPRPPTVAPSADFHCLGRW encoded by the coding sequence ATGACCACGCTGACGCCGGGCCGCGCCACCCCTGACACCGCTCCCGACACCGTCCCCGATGCCACCCCCGACATCGCTCCCGACGCCGATCTTGACGCCGCCCCCGGCGACCCGCGCAGGGCGTTCGGCAGCGCGTTCGGCAGGGCGTTCGGTGTCGCGCCCGGCGTACTGCTCGGAGTCGTACTCGCCGCCGGCGCGGCCGGGCAGATCGCCGTCTGGGCCGCCGGCACCTGGCTGTGGAACGACGAGACCGCGATCGCCATCAACCTGCGGCGCGGCTTCCTCGCCCTCACCCGGGGGCTCGAATTCCAGCAGGTCGCCCCGGTCGGCTGGCTCTGGCTGGAAAAAGCCCTGCTGTACGCCTTCGGCACCGACGAACGGGTCCTGCGGCTGCCGTCCCTGCTCGGCATGCTCACCGTCCTGGTGCTCACGGCCGTCGTCACCCGCCGGGCGGTCGGCCGGTGGGCGGCGGTCGCCGCCACCGCGCTGATCGCCGCCGCGCCGATGATCCTGACCTACGTCGGCGAGCTCAAGCAGTACGCCGTCGAAGCGGCGGTCACCCTCGTCGTACTGCTGCTCACCGAACGGTTCCTCGCGGCACTCCGGTCGCGCCCCGAACCGCGACGGCTCCTGCTGCCGTTGGCCGGCTGGCTGGCCGCCACCGGAGTCGCCGTCTTCGTCAGCCTGACCGCCGTCTTGGCCCTGGCCGGCGCGGTCGCCGGGGCGGTCCTGATTTCGGCGGTACGTCGCCGCTGGCGCGACGCGCTGCTGCTGGCGGTCGGTTCGGTGCCGGCCGCCGGCTTCGCCGCCGCGCTGATTTATCGCCGCCGGCAGTACCCGTTCATGCCCGGCCAGGCCGACTACTTCACCGGCGGCACCCCGCCGGCCGGCAGCGGGCCGGCCGAGCTCCTCGCCTGGCTGCCGCAGATGTGGACCGGCTTCGTCAGCATCACCCTGCAGTGGCGGTATCCGCTGCTGATCTTGCTGCTGATGCTGGCCGGCCTGGTGGCGCTCGCCTGGCGGGGCCGCCCGCAGGGCCGGCTGTCCCGAACGTCGTGGCGGGACCGGCAGACATGGCGGGACCGGCAGACGTGGGCGGCCATGCTCGGCGGCGTACTGCTGATGGCGGTGCTGGCGGCGGCGGCCCGTGGCCTGCCGCTGGCCGATCGGGTCGCCACCTGGCTGATCGCCCCCACGGTCATCCTGGTCGTCGCCGGCCTCGACGGCACCGCCCGGCTCGTGGTCCGGGCCGGCCGCCGCTGGAGCCGACCGGGTCGCGCGGCGCGGACGGTGTGGACCGCGCTGACCGCACTGGCCGTCCTGTTGACCGCCGCCGTGCTGCCGACGGTCGCGGCACCGGCCGCCGACGCCGCCTACCGGCAGGCGCTCGACCCCCGGGTCAAGGACGCCGGTCCGGCCGCGCTCGCCGACGTCGCCCAGCAGCTCCAACCCGGCGACGTCGTACTCGTCTACTGGTTCAGCTACCGGATGGTGCAGTGGTACGGCCCGCAGCACGGGTTGCCGCCGCGCCCCGTGCGGCTCTACCCGCCCGGACACACCAACTGCGACCCGCAACGCCTGGCCGAATGGCTCGGCGACGCCCGCCGCGTCTGGTACGTCCACGGCCGCAACCTCGGCAGCGAACCCCGCGACTACCCGCAGCGCGTCGCCGCCGCGCTCGCCGCCCAAGGCACGATCTCGGCGGTACGGACGTTTCCCGCCGACCGCTACACCGGCTCGACCGCCGCCTGGGTGCTGGTCGACCTGACCGCCGGACCCGACCCGCGGCCGCCGACCGTCGCACCCAGCGCCGATTTCCACTGCCTCGGCCGATGGTGA
- a CDS encoding NADH-quinone oxidoreductase subunit I, whose product MSDKEHVHGNGHGEGLLKGLATTFKTMVSPTHTQQYPDVAPELPPRTRGVIALLEENCTVCMLCARECPDWCIYIDSHKEEVSVPGAARARQRNVLDRFDIDFSLCMYCGICIEVCPFDALYWSPEFEYAEYDIKDLLHDKDHLGEWLATVPPPPAHDPNGEPAKEETAAARKAAGTAPERPTRRGTAGPTGGATG is encoded by the coding sequence ATGAGCGACAAGGAGCACGTGCACGGCAACGGCCACGGCGAAGGGCTGTTGAAAGGGCTGGCGACCACGTTCAAGACGATGGTCAGCCCGACCCACACCCAGCAATATCCGGACGTCGCCCCGGAGCTGCCGCCGCGTACCCGTGGGGTGATCGCCCTGCTGGAGGAGAACTGCACGGTCTGCATGCTCTGCGCCCGCGAGTGTCCCGACTGGTGCATCTACATCGACTCGCACAAGGAGGAGGTGTCGGTGCCGGGGGCGGCGCGGGCGCGGCAGCGCAACGTCCTGGACCGCTTCGACATCGACTTCTCGCTCTGCATGTACTGCGGGATCTGCATCGAGGTGTGCCCGTTCGACGCGCTCTACTGGTCGCCCGAGTTCGAATACGCCGAGTACGACATCAAGGACCTGCTGCACGACAAGGACCACCTCGGGGAGTGGCTGGCCACCGTACCGCCGCCACCGGCGCACGACCCGAACGGCGAACCGGCCAAGGAGGAGACCGCCGCCGCCCGCAAGGCCGCCGGCACCGCCCCCGAGCGCCCGACCCGTCGCGGTACGGCCGGTCCGACCGGCGGGGCGACCGGGTGA
- a CDS encoding NADH-quinone oxidoreductase subunit J translates to MTGADLLLIALGAVAVGSGFLVVTTRHVVRAGLYLVACLGAVAGSYLVLTAELVAWVQVLIYVGAVVVLLLFAVMLTRAPIGASTDLDRPGWPAAAIGGGAGLGLAALFVDAYRWSSVELPTAGTADRLGTGIFGSWVLPFEVLSVLLLSALIGAIVLSRPDVGARSGTDARPDASAWPDAEGRAGSGIGGDR, encoded by the coding sequence GTGACCGGCGCGGACCTGCTGCTGATCGCTCTCGGCGCGGTCGCCGTCGGCTCGGGATTCCTGGTCGTGACCACCCGACACGTGGTCCGCGCCGGGCTCTACCTGGTCGCCTGCCTCGGCGCGGTCGCCGGCAGCTACCTGGTGCTGACCGCCGAACTGGTCGCCTGGGTGCAGGTGCTGATCTACGTCGGCGCCGTCGTGGTGCTGCTGCTGTTCGCGGTCATGCTGACCCGGGCCCCGATCGGCGCCTCCACCGACCTGGACCGCCCCGGCTGGCCGGCCGCCGCGATCGGCGGGGGAGCGGGGCTCGGCCTGGCCGCGCTGTTCGTCGACGCCTACCGTTGGTCCAGCGTGGAGCTGCCGACCGCCGGCACCGCCGACCGCCTCGGTACGGGGATCTTCGGCAGCTGGGTGCTGCCGTTCGAGGTGCTGTCGGTGCTGCTGCTGTCCGCGCTGATCGGCGCGATCGTGCTGTCCCGCCCCGACGTCGGAGCACGGTCCGGCACCGACGCGCGTCCTGACGCCAGCGCGTGGCCCGACGCCGAGGGGCGCGCCGGATCCGGCATCGGCGGGGACCGCTGA
- the nuoK gene encoding NADH-quinone oxidoreductase subunit NuoK translates to MRPVVPYVVAALLFGLGVYGVLRRRNAVLLLMAVELMLNAVNLILVTADTTVRATLPYSGQTFALFIIVIAAAEVGVGLAIVLHLFRLRGSVVVDEVPLDTDADADTPAADEAAPAADADDAREVAR, encoded by the coding sequence ATGCGGCCGGTCGTCCCATACGTCGTCGCGGCCCTGCTGTTCGGCCTCGGCGTCTACGGCGTGCTGCGCCGACGCAACGCCGTCCTGCTGCTCATGGCGGTCGAGTTGATGCTCAACGCGGTCAACCTGATCCTGGTCACCGCCGACACGACGGTACGCGCCACACTGCCGTACAGCGGTCAGACCTTCGCCCTGTTCATCATCGTCATCGCCGCCGCCGAAGTCGGCGTCGGACTGGCCATCGTGCTGCACCTCTTCCGGCTGCGCGGCAGCGTCGTCGTCGACGAGGTGCCCCTCGACACCGACGCCGACGCCGACACCCCCGCCGCCGACGAGGCGGCCCCGGCAGCCGACGCCGACGACGCTCGGGAGGTGGCCCGGTGA